Proteins encoded by one window of Cannabis sativa cultivar Pink pepper isolate KNU-18-1 chromosome 4, ASM2916894v1, whole genome shotgun sequence:
- the LOC115712121 gene encoding E3 ubiquitin-protein ligase RHA2B codes for MGLQSQLNDVSSDSIPLLMVALIASCVSYVRSSILGLVHFLGLSRFGPNPVVVVVDDGGLLRAVGSGLAGLIVLANQLNLNRLNSYPYNNNHSSQAEAEAEAEAALNSDDCVVCMSTLRAGEQVRKLSCRHVFHKNCFDGWLEHLNFNCPLCRSPLLDAHYDETVSLTRQRRVGADLVSWFSHR; via the coding sequence atggGATTACAAAGCCAATTAAACGACGTGTCGTCTGATTCAATTCCTCTTCTTATGGTAGCTCTAATCGCCAGTTGCGTCAGCTACGTTCGTTCTTCAATCTTGGGCCTCGTTCATTTCTTGGGCCTTTCACGATTTGGGCCCAACccagttgttgttgttgttgacgACGGTGGCTTATTACGAGCCGTCGGCTCAGGTCTCGCCGGTTTAATCGTCTTAGCTAATCAGCTCAACCTAAATCGCCTCAACTCTTATCCATACAATAATAATCACTCATCTCAAGCCGAAGCCGAAGCCGAAGCCGAAGCCGCCTTAAACTCCGATGATTGTGTGGTGTGCATGTCCACCTTAAGAGCTGGGGAACAGGTACGTAAGCTCTCGTGTCGCCACGTGTTCCACAAGAATTGCTTTGATGGTTGGCTTGAACATCTCAATTTCAATTGCCCTTTATGCCGTTCTCCTCTTCTTGATGCTCATTATGATGAGACCGTGTCTCTCACGCGCCAACGGCGCGTCGGTGCCGATCTCGTCTCTTGGTTTTCTCATCGGTAA
- the LOC115714521 gene encoding sugar transport protein 8 gives MTGAVMVESGGSSGGDFPAKLTKQVIVCSIIAACGGLMFGYDIGISGGVTSMDDFLIKFFPIVYAKKHEVKENNYCKYDNQYLQLFTSSLYLAAILASFIASITCKAFGRKVTIQAASVFFVTGSVLNAAAKDLGMLIAGRICLGIGVGFGNQAVPLFISEIAPTRYRGALNICFQLLITVGILLANFVNYGTSRIHPYGWRISLGGAGVPALILLVGSLLIVETPTSLIERGHIEEGLKILRKIRGVEDVQKEYEMITHATELASQEKHSYRKLMHRSNRPQLLVTVALQIFQQFTGINVIMFYAPVLFQTIGFGSDASLLSSAVTGSVNVASTFVANIIVDKAGRKSLLIEAAVQMFIAQSIMGGILAKYLTATSTMPDKYAWIVLILICIFVSGFAWSWGPLGWLIPSEIFPLEVRNAGFFFAVSTNMLFTFLIAQAFLTMLCHMQSGIFFFFAAWVLVMFLFAIFLLPETKGIPIDEMVDRVWKKHWYWKKYYNDEQAATK, from the exons ATGACGGGGGCAGTGATGGTTGAGTCCGGCGGTAGCAGCGGCGGTGACTTTCCCGCAAAACTTACGAAACAAGTGATCGTGTGCAGCATAATCGCTGCATGCGGCGGCCTGATGTTCGGCTATGACATCGGCATTTCgg GTGGGGTGACATCGATGgacgattttttaattaaattttttccaATCGTGTATGCTAAAAAGCACGAAGTGAAAGAAAATAACTATTGCAAATACGATAATCAGTATTTGCAATTGTTCACTTCGTCGCTTTATTTAGCGGCCATTTTGGCTTCTTTTATAGCTTCGATAACTTGTAAGGCTTTCGGGCGAAAGGTGACCATTCAAGCTGCGTCGGTGTTCTTCGTCACCGGTTCGGTTTTGAATGCGGCTGCCAAAGATCTCGGAATGTTGATTGCTGGAAGGATTTGTCTCGGAATCGGTGTTGGATTTGGCAATCAG GCAGTTCCACTATTTATATCTGAAATTGCACCAACAAGATATCGAGGAGCTCTCAACATCtgttttcaattattaattacagTTGGAATTTTGTTGGCCAATTTCGTAAATTATGGTACATCACGAATCCATCCATACGGATGGAGaatctcattgggaggagctgGAGTCCCCGCTCTAATATTATTGGTGGGATCTTTACTGATTGTAGAGACCCCAACCAGTCTTATCGAGCGAGGTCACATTGAAGAaggtttaaaaattttaagaaaaattcgAGGAGTGGAAGATGTTCAAAAAGAATATGAAATGATCACACATGCCACTGAATTAGCTTCTCAAGAGAAGCATTCTTATAGAAAACTAATGCATCGTTCCAACAGACCTCAACTTTTGGTAACCGTGGCCCTGCAAATTTTTCAACAATTCACAGGAATTAACGTAATCATGTTTTATGCTCCTGTACTATTTCAAACCATCGGTTTCGGGAGTGATGCATCCCTTTTGTCATCGGCAGTCACAGGTAGTGTGAATGTAGCATCAACTTTTGTTGCAAATATTATTGTTGATAAGGCCGGAAGAAAGAGTTTACTGATTGAAGCAGCTGTTCAAATGTTCATTGCACAG TCTATAATGGGCGGTATACTCGCAAAATATTTAACAGCTACAAGTACAATGCCGGATAAATACGCATGGATAGTATTAAtcttaatttgtatttttgtatcTGGATTTGCATGGTCATGGGGTCCTCTTGGATGGTTGATTCCAAGTGAAATATTCCCATTGGAGGTTCGAAATGCAGGATTCTTCTTTGCGGTGTCCACGAACATGTTGTTTACTTTTCTTATCGCTCAAGCTTTCTTAACTATGTTGTGCCATATGCAATCgggaatattcttcttttttgcCGCTTGGGTTCTCGTTATGTTCTTGTTTGCCATTTTTCTTCTGCCGGAAACGAAAGGAATTCCAATTGATGAAATGGTTGACAGGGTATGGAAGAAGCATTGGTATTGGaagaaatattacaatgatgAACAAGCGGcaacaaaataa